The Paramormyrops kingsleyae isolate MSU_618 chromosome 20, PKINGS_0.4, whole genome shotgun sequence genome contains the following window.
AAGTACTTATTTACTAGGTCCTTTGTAGATATGTGCATTTTTCTGCTTGTGTTTCAGGCAATTGTCGCTGGTTTCGGTCCACTTGAAGTCTTCATTGGGGCAGAAGAGGGAGTGGCTCTGACGGATCTCAATGGCAAATACTGGAGCCCGTTCCACCGGAATGGAATATATCCTATTGAGTGCAAGGACACAAAAGACAATTGGTGCAAGTTCCTCTTAGAAAAGGTTGGAGACCATAAAGTTCGTATGAGAGATGTGAGAGGGGTATACCTCAGTCGATTTCACAGAGATGGAATTGACTTTATTGAGGCAGCTAAGAATCCCTCTGATGTATTTTGTGAATTTGAAGTTTTCACAAAAAGTGAGAAGGTTTTGTTCAAAGCTGACAATGGTAGATTCCTGAGTCTCATTGCCCGTGGACACCTCAACATCGAAGCTGCCAAGGACGGGCCAGACCAGTTTTGTGAATTTACCCCAAGTATCGGAGACATCGTCAGTCCTAAGTTTGAGATCATCTCTGTGGACTTCAAGAATGTCTCTGCATTGCCTGAAAATCCAATCGTGGTGAAGAAAGAAACCTACAGAAACAGTAGTAGCGTGGAACAGAAGCACAAGTTTAATATGTCG
Protein-coding sequences here:
- the LOC140581331 gene encoding uncharacterized protein: MAIVAGFGPLEVFIGAEEGVALTDLNGKYWSPFHRNGIYPIECKDTKDNWCKFLLEKVGDHKVRMRDVRGVYLSRFHRDGIDFIEAAKNPSDVFCEFEVFTKSEKVLFKADNGRFLSLIARGHLNIEAAKDGPDQFCEFTPSIGDIVSPKFEIISVDFKNVSALPENPIVVKKETYRNSSSVEQKHKFNMSWTKTESETTTWNHAWGLNRTVSLECEFIVTFKSEISISYSGSYGTSTTKQKSITLGEETEVTIPPHKKVTANLIVSKQEDCDIPFTAKIKKIKSNGEVQEFMEEGTWKGVIYDNVHVDIKEEDL